The following are encoded in a window of Lacinutrix sp. WUR7 genomic DNA:
- the gcvH gene encoding glycine cleavage system protein GcvH: MNIPTELKYTKDHEWIKIEGDVATVGITDFAQSELGDIVYVEVETVDETLEAEEIFGTVEAVKTVSDLFLPLSGEITAFNEALEDEPEKVNADPYGDGWMIKMKCSDLSQVENLMSAEDYKSLIGA, encoded by the coding sequence ATGAATATTCCAACAGAATTAAAATATACTAAAGATCACGAGTGGATCAAAATAGAAGGTGATGTAGCAACAGTAGGTATTACAGATTTCGCGCAAAGCGAATTAGGTGATATTGTTTATGTGGAAGTAGAAACTGTAGACGAAACACTAGAAGCAGAAGAAATTTTTGGTACCGTGGAAGCTGTAAAGACCGTTTCAGACTTGTTTTTACCATTATCTGGAGAAATTACAGCTTTTAACGAAGCTTTAGAAGATGAACCAGAAAAGGTAAATGCAGACCCTTATGGAGATGGTTGGATGATAAAAATGAAATGTTCTGATTTATCACAAGTAGAAAACTTGATGTCTGCAGAAGATTATAAATCACTAATAGGTGCTTAA
- a CDS encoding VanZ family protein — MLKKYVLFVTLCYTIALTIVSLINVSGLPEINYSNTDKIFHFIAYSALTWFWFQVFYSKFKWSFNKGLLVSAIVSVIFGILIEVMQSMFTNTRVADNNDILANTLGVSLTIILLLLFKKSLVKK, encoded by the coding sequence GTGCTTAAAAAATATGTATTATTTGTTACTTTGTGCTATACTATTGCTTTAACAATAGTAAGTCTTATCAACGTTTCAGGTTTACCAGAAATCAATTATTCCAATACAGATAAAATATTTCACTTTATAGCGTATAGTGCTTTAACGTGGTTTTGGTTTCAAGTATTTTATAGTAAATTTAAATGGTCTTTTAATAAAGGATTGCTAGTTTCAGCAATTGTTTCTGTTATTTTTGGTATACTTATTGAGGTTATGCAAAGTATGTTTACTAATACAAGAGTAGCAGATAATAATGATATTTTAGCGAACACTTTAGGGGTAAGCTTAACTATTATTCTTTTATTGCTATTTAAAAAAAGTCTAGTTAAAAAATAA
- a CDS encoding energy transducer TonB produces the protein MELKKNPKANVGRNSGLYFLIGLALMLFLTNFAINYKTYDKSVIDIGQLDLGEDLDEEVPITEQIQTPPPPPPPPAAPEVIEVVEDEVEVEETVIESTETDQEEEIVEVEEVEEIEEVEEDIEVPFAVIENVPVFPGCEKEANNNARKKCMSEKISKFVNKKFNTDLAQDLGLNAGKHRISIQFKVDKNGNVVGVRARAPHPKLEQEAVKVVSQLPKMKPGMQRGKAVTVPYGFPISFQVQD, from the coding sequence ATGGAACTTAAGAAAAATCCAAAAGCAAACGTTGGTAGAAATAGTGGTCTATACTTTTTAATAGGTTTAGCGCTAATGTTATTTTTAACAAATTTTGCAATTAATTATAAAACATACGATAAGTCTGTTATAGATATCGGACAATTAGATTTAGGTGAAGATTTAGACGAAGAAGTGCCTATTACAGAGCAAATACAAACACCACCACCACCACCACCACCACCAGCAGCACCAGAAGTTATTGAGGTTGTTGAAGATGAGGTAGAAGTTGAGGAAACAGTTATAGAGTCTACAGAAACAGATCAAGAAGAAGAAATTGTTGAGGTTGAAGAAGTAGAAGAAATCGAAGAAGTAGAAGAAGATATTGAAGTTCCTTTTGCGGTTATTGAAAACGTTCCTGTTTTTCCAGGATGCGAAAAGGAAGCGAACAACAATGCAAGAAAAAAATGTATGTCTGAAAAAATCAGCAAGTTTGTAAATAAAAAATTCAACACAGACTTAGCACAAGATTTAGGATTAAATGCAGGTAAGCACAGAATTAGCATTCAATTTAAAGTAGATAAAAATGGAAATGTTGTTGGTGTAAGAGCAAGAGCTCCACATCCAAAATTAGAGCAAGAAGCTGTAAAAGTGGTAAGTCAATTACCTAAAATGAAGCCAGGTATGCAACGTGGTAAAGCGGTAACAGTACCTTACGGTTTCCCAATCTCATTCCAAGTACAAGACTAA
- a CDS encoding energy transducer TonB, which yields MRNLKNSYDLNDQKEESVKKSQKHDVNLQKNTTIYFQIGLIVCLLFSYGLLEMEFASKTYTTAVAWVDDLPVDYVPDTFKVYEEPVKEVKETPKKEEPKFVDKVKVVDDDDTIAKETAGIITEPEITNVVPSEPDFRGLEKVPEEVTLPYAKVEVTPVFPGCEKATTNAERKACMSKKIARHIQKKFDTDIASELGLSGRQRINVAFKIDQNGDITEVTAITKHKELKLEAEDVIGKLPKMIPGKQHNKNVSVVYSQPIIFNVN from the coding sequence ATGAGAAATCTAAAGAATTCTTACGACCTCAATGACCAAAAAGAGGAAAGCGTAAAAAAATCACAAAAGCATGATGTAAATTTACAAAAAAACACTACTATTTACTTTCAAATAGGTTTAATTGTATGTTTACTATTTAGCTACGGACTTTTAGAAATGGAGTTTGCTAGCAAAACGTACACGACCGCAGTAGCTTGGGTAGATGATTTACCAGTAGATTATGTTCCAGATACCTTTAAGGTTTATGAGGAACCCGTTAAAGAGGTAAAAGAAACGCCAAAGAAGGAGGAGCCTAAATTTGTAGATAAAGTAAAAGTTGTTGATGATGATGATACTATTGCCAAAGAAACAGCAGGAATCATCACAGAACCTGAAATAACAAATGTAGTGCCAAGCGAGCCAGATTTTAGAGGTTTAGAAAAAGTTCCAGAAGAAGTAACTCTTCCTTATGCTAAGGTGGAAGTGACCCCTGTGTTTCCAGGTTGTGAAAAAGCAACAACCAATGCAGAACGTAAAGCATGTATGTCTAAAAAAATAGCAAGACACATTCAGAAAAAGTTTGACACAGATATTGCTAGTGAATTAGGTTTATCTGGAAGACAAAGAATTAATGTAGCTTTTAAGATTGACCAAAATGGAGATATAACAGAAGTTACTGCAATTACAAAACACAAAGAATTAAAATTAGAGGCAGAAGATGTAATAGGTAAATTACCAAAAATGATTCCTGGTAAACAACATAATAAAAATGTTTCTGTTGTCTATTCACAACCTATTATTTTTAATGTAAATTAA
- a CDS encoding gliding motility protein RemB has product MKKFIFLLLLIPYVTFSQEDSFFEKPPVFPNCEASEIESLQNCFDANVLNHIFNTFKTPEVVSEEKYVGEVVVLFEVDKEGAFRVIYVDAMYDELKDEATRVFDALPKIKPGTYNGKPTFKQYSIPIQIPIVNQAVATKSLASKNLEKEEEKMSIEEAIKTEYDSVNKKLVPYTNKEYTSQLNIPFTHSGYAKFDRNINLVGTNSHTASKPFVYEDVSKYYDFKAEKEALTKGKETLVSRKLWNEHLVRYQAENYWFTIDPIFDFEVGKDTDADFSSTYNNTRGINIQGGLGEKFSFYASVFESQGRFAQYYNQYAESIKASDEVAIIPGRGIAKRFKDDSYDYPVAEAYLSYSPTDFLNVQFGHGKNFIGDGYRSLFVSDVASPSPFLKINTKFWKIKYTNTWMWLKDVTPAGTDAEGAYLSKYMATHFLSWNATKRLNVGFFESIVWAKSQNRGFDINYINPIIFYRAIEFETGQDAGNAIMGLSAKYKINDNINAYSQFVLDEFSLSDITGGEQSWKNKFGYQLGVKYYNAFKVDNLMLQAEYNRVRPYTYSHNSTFLNYGHNNQSMAHLWGANFSELVLIGRYHYKRWFANAKINLGVRGLDFDNNVSYGNNIYQSYNDRPGDTGITVGQGNKTKTFYSNLQAGYLINPATNLKIFADISVRDFNPEAQTATTFKNNTVWFNFGIRTDLFNWYFDL; this is encoded by the coding sequence ATGAAGAAATTCATCTTTTTACTTCTTCTTATTCCATACGTTACCTTTTCACAAGAAGATTCTTTTTTCGAAAAGCCTCCCGTTTTTCCAAATTGCGAAGCTTCAGAAATAGAAAGCCTTCAAAATTGTTTTGATGCGAACGTGTTAAATCATATTTTCAATACATTTAAAACACCGGAAGTCGTTTCCGAAGAAAAGTATGTAGGAGAAGTAGTTGTGCTTTTTGAAGTAGATAAGGAAGGTGCTTTTCGTGTTATATACGTTGATGCCATGTATGATGAACTAAAAGACGAAGCAACGCGTGTTTTTGATGCATTACCAAAAATTAAACCAGGAACCTATAATGGGAAACCAACGTTTAAACAATATTCTATTCCTATTCAGATTCCTATTGTAAACCAAGCGGTTGCAACCAAGAGTCTTGCATCTAAAAATCTTGAAAAGGAAGAAGAGAAAATGTCTATTGAAGAAGCTATTAAAACCGAATATGATAGCGTTAATAAAAAGCTGGTTCCATACACGAATAAAGAATATACGAGTCAGTTAAATATACCTTTTACACATAGTGGATATGCTAAATTTGATAGAAATATTAATCTAGTTGGTACAAATAGCCATACTGCATCTAAGCCATTTGTATATGAAGACGTTTCTAAATATTACGATTTTAAAGCAGAAAAAGAAGCATTAACAAAAGGAAAGGAAACCTTAGTCTCTAGAAAATTATGGAACGAACATCTTGTGCGTTATCAGGCAGAAAACTACTGGTTTACTATAGATCCTATTTTTGATTTTGAAGTTGGTAAAGATACCGACGCCGATTTTAGTTCTACCTATAATAATACAAGAGGAATTAATATTCAAGGAGGATTAGGGGAGAAGTTTAGTTTCTATGCTTCGGTTTTTGAAAGTCAAGGACGCTTTGCACAATATTATAACCAATATGCGGAATCTATAAAAGCTTCCGATGAAGTTGCTATAATTCCGGGTAGAGGAATTGCAAAACGATTTAAAGATGATTCTTATGATTATCCTGTTGCTGAAGCATATTTATCGTATTCACCTACCGATTTTTTAAACGTACAATTTGGTCATGGTAAAAACTTTATTGGAGATGGGTATCGTTCACTGTTTGTAAGTGATGTTGCTAGTCCTTCCCCGTTTTTAAAGATTAACACTAAATTCTGGAAGATAAAGTACACCAATACTTGGATGTGGTTAAAAGATGTTACACCAGCAGGAACAGATGCAGAAGGTGCTTATTTAAGTAAATACATGGCAACGCACTTTTTAAGTTGGAATGCCACAAAACGTTTAAATGTTGGTTTTTTCGAATCCATTGTTTGGGCAAAATCGCAAAACAGAGGTTTTGATATAAATTACATCAACCCAATTATATTTTATCGTGCTATCGAGTTTGAAACTGGGCAAGATGCAGGAAATGCAATAATGGGTTTATCTGCTAAATATAAAATTAACGATAACATCAATGCATACAGTCAGTTTGTGCTAGATGAATTTTCATTAAGCGATATTACAGGAGGAGAACAAAGCTGGAAAAACAAATTTGGATATCAATTAGGTGTAAAGTATTACAATGCTTTTAAAGTGGACAACCTGATGTTACAAGCAGAATATAATAGAGTACGACCATATACCTACTCGCACAACAGTACTTTTTTAAATTACGGACATAACAACCAATCGATGGCACATCTTTGGGGAGCCAATTTTAGTGAGTTGGTTTTAATTGGTCGTTACCACTATAAACGCTGGTTTGCAAATGCAAAAATAAATCTAGGAGTTAGAGGTTTAGATTTTGATAATAATGTTAGTTATGGAAATAATATTTACCAAAGTTATAACGATAGACCAGGAGATACAGGAATTACAGTAGGACAAGGAAACAAGACTAAAACATTCTATTCCAACCTGCAAGCTGGTTACCTAATTAATCCTGCAACCAATCTAAAAATATTTGCAGATATAAGTGTTAGAGATTTTAATCCGGAAGCACAAACAGCCACTACCTTTAAAAATAATACCGTTTGGTTTAATTTTGGAATTAGAACCGACTTGTTTAACTGGTATTTTGATTTGTAG